A genomic region of Novipirellula aureliae contains the following coding sequences:
- the pilM gene encoding type IV pilus biogenesis protein PilM — protein sequence MPKKIAIDWDESELRVVAANSNGSKVSIIGADVVPLNDSDVYSCLRHYVSEHGFDKAETVVVIGRGKAELRELQLPPVPDEELPDMVRFQSIRNFASAGDNATIDYLITSRNESGVKAIAAAVSPKQLTEVTEVCQAAALEPSQIVLRPLAAAALFLQTDKPNQTSGDTVLIDLLNDDAEITLIRDGGVIFVRTVRMPASQTAQAKSLVNELRRSLLACGATQSLSRIVLWGRESVHREQIEHIATSMEVDVQVVNPFDLVDIEAPTKSKLPDHIGRLAPLVGLLVCDGAHTSQLIDFLNPRRREEVKPNHRRTAILIGIPVAILAGSLFWAYQNLRSLDSQIERLTTITTETKEPVTEALEKIAKVRRIDQFLDSQPVWLDELRQIAVRLPPSDKVMLKSVTAASDPRTGVGTLTLAGSAIDPSVIEKLEEAIRDDDHRVIGEGASEQNSKDAYRWVFTEKVTIEPDYSRNKRYEGIKKASQTETSDKTEQKPEASNNKSASGQTQPKLEVQS from the coding sequence ATGCCTAAGAAAATAGCCATTGACTGGGACGAGTCCGAGCTTCGAGTGGTTGCTGCAAACAGCAACGGTTCCAAGGTTTCGATCATTGGGGCTGATGTCGTCCCCTTGAATGACTCCGACGTCTATTCGTGTTTGCGACATTACGTGTCCGAACACGGTTTTGATAAAGCGGAGACGGTCGTCGTGATCGGTCGCGGCAAAGCCGAACTACGCGAACTTCAATTGCCGCCCGTTCCGGATGAAGAACTGCCGGATATGGTTCGTTTTCAATCGATCCGAAACTTTGCTTCGGCCGGTGACAATGCGACGATCGACTACTTGATCACATCGCGAAACGAATCGGGAGTGAAAGCGATTGCGGCGGCAGTTTCACCAAAGCAATTGACGGAAGTAACGGAAGTCTGCCAAGCGGCGGCGTTAGAACCATCGCAAATTGTCCTGCGTCCTCTTGCCGCTGCGGCCTTGTTTTTGCAAACCGACAAGCCGAACCAAACAAGCGGTGACACGGTATTGATTGACCTACTCAACGATGATGCAGAGATCACGCTGATACGCGATGGAGGCGTGATCTTCGTCCGCACCGTCCGCATGCCCGCATCGCAGACAGCTCAAGCGAAATCACTTGTCAATGAACTGCGTCGCAGCCTGCTAGCGTGCGGTGCCACCCAATCACTCTCTCGAATCGTTCTGTGGGGGCGTGAATCCGTTCATCGTGAACAGATCGAACATATTGCGACATCGATGGAGGTTGATGTCCAGGTCGTGAACCCATTCGATCTGGTCGACATCGAAGCGCCGACCAAATCCAAACTACCTGATCACATCGGTCGACTGGCTCCACTGGTGGGACTCCTGGTCTGTGATGGTGCTCATACGAGTCAGCTCATCGATTTCCTGAACCCTCGAAGACGCGAGGAAGTCAAACCCAATCATCGGCGAACGGCCATCTTGATTGGTATTCCCGTCGCAATCTTGGCGGGTTCCCTGTTTTGGGCTTATCAAAACCTTCGTAGTCTTGATTCGCAAATCGAACGACTGACCACCATCACGACGGAGACAAAGGAGCCTGTGACCGAGGCGTTAGAAAAGATCGCCAAGGTGCGTAGGATCGACCAATTCCTTGATTCGCAACCCGTTTGGCTCGATGAACTTCGCCAAATCGCGGTCCGTCTCCCCCCCTCGGACAAAGTGATGCTCAAGTCGGTCACGGCAGCAAGTGATCCTAGAACGGGGGTCGGAACGCTGACCCTCGCTGGCTCGGCAATCGACCCCAGCGTGATCGAAAAACTCGAGGAGGCCATTCGCGACGACGACCACCGTGTGATCGGCGAAGGGGCCAGTGAGCAGAACAGTAAAGACGCTTACCGCTGGGTCTTTACCGAAAAGGTAACGATTGAGCCTGATTATTCTCGCAACAAACGTTACGAAGGTATCAAAAAAGCATCGCAAACCGAAACGAGTGACAAAACCGAACAAAAACCGGAAGCGTCAAATAACAAGTCAGCAAGCGGCCAGACGCAACCCAAATTGGAGGTCCAGTCATGA
- a CDS encoding cadherin repeat domain-containing protein translates to MSKRERILSMAVGSLLLLFVVQWGINKYRAAVRTRTNLITQLREENAEQQQTLLEGAYAENQMDEYIARSLPSNRERAQSDYQSWLLEMLGSVSVSDPRVNPTTVTPSGDLYNRFSYSVDGGTDLPSLVGLLHSFYSKDYLHGISKMTINPARDRSGMLDVKMSIDVLALSAAPSDTKPVASHSWRTEPDVSVYLDPILNRNFYEPPNQAPVFDGRKTIEAIVGKSSTTPLTFKDPEGHRLRYELISKSDQKGTLEQVIGQSTVKLDPRTGTVSIRSNEKREFNLLVRAVDDGYPSRVSEQTLTVRIVDPPPPPKPVEKFKFDDAKQTVLTALVQGRQNWTAWLNIRTRGETLKLAVGDTFDIGSLKGSVVEVTPKYVVLESDGKRFELTPAGILAEAAKTAKSIPQAQMDPSIKPSDEEGVAEETEIEEATSEEGAILDEEAVIINQTVAESR, encoded by the coding sequence ATGAGCAAACGTGAACGAATATTGTCGATGGCCGTAGGTAGCCTCTTACTGCTTTTCGTCGTGCAGTGGGGGATTAACAAATATCGGGCGGCAGTGCGTACAAGAACAAATCTCATTACGCAACTACGCGAAGAAAATGCGGAGCAGCAACAAACATTGCTAGAAGGTGCCTATGCAGAAAACCAAATGGACGAGTACATCGCTCGTTCGTTACCGAGTAACCGCGAGCGAGCTCAAAGCGATTACCAAAGCTGGTTACTTGAAATGCTAGGCAGCGTTTCGGTGAGCGATCCGCGAGTCAATCCGACCACCGTGACTCCATCAGGAGATTTGTACAATCGTTTTTCTTATAGCGTCGATGGAGGAACCGATCTGCCTAGTTTGGTTGGCCTGTTGCACTCGTTCTATTCGAAGGACTACCTGCATGGCATCAGCAAAATGACGATCAATCCTGCACGCGATCGATCGGGCATGCTGGATGTAAAAATGAGTATCGATGTACTGGCTTTATCCGCAGCACCCAGCGATACCAAGCCAGTCGCGAGTCATTCTTGGCGGACCGAGCCAGACGTTTCGGTATACCTTGATCCAATCTTAAATCGAAACTTTTATGAACCGCCGAACCAGGCGCCTGTCTTCGATGGCAGAAAGACGATTGAAGCGATCGTTGGAAAAAGTTCGACCACTCCGCTGACCTTCAAGGACCCTGAAGGCCACCGATTGAGATATGAATTGATTTCGAAATCGGATCAGAAAGGCACACTTGAGCAAGTCATTGGACAATCCACCGTCAAGCTTGATCCCAGAACAGGCACGGTCTCGATCCGCAGTAATGAGAAACGCGAGTTCAATTTACTGGTGCGTGCCGTCGACGATGGGTATCCAAGCCGAGTGTCTGAACAAACGCTAACGGTCCGAATTGTTGATCCCCCCCCGCCGCCGAAGCCGGTCGAGAAATTCAAGTTTGACGATGCGAAACAAACCGTCTTGACCGCACTGGTGCAAGGCCGCCAGAACTGGACAGCATGGCTAAACATTCGCACCCGTGGTGAAACCCTAAAATTGGCGGTCGGCGATACATTCGACATCGGAAGCCTAAAGGGATCCGTGGTGGAAGTGACCCCGAAGTACGTCGTTCTAGAAAGCGATGGCAAGCGTTTCGAACTGACGCCAGCCGGCATCTTGGCGGAGGCAGCAAAAACGGCAAAGAGTATTCCTCAAGCACAAATGGATCCATCCATCAAGCCATCAGACGAGGAGGGAGTAGCGGAGGAAACGGAGATAGAAGAAGCGACAAGTGAGGAAGGAGCCATCCTGGACGAAGAGGCGGTGATAATCAATCAAACGGTCGCTGAATCGCGGTAA
- a CDS encoding lipoate--protein ligase family protein: MKLKSTTARVMALAAESPPMNMAIDQAVLESVDRDPVPTLRLYTWSEPTLSLGYFQSISDRQLHPESHSLAVVRRATGGGAIVHHHELTYSFVWPLKKSSTGARSELYRETHLAIVETLANFGIKASRFADRPTDRLTDQLADQGAKTKEPFLCFRRRTNEDLIVNGYKIVGSAQRTARRTVLQHGSVLLSVSAHAPQLPGVHELLGKKISVEEVANVFSEKIADRFAVQFEPYSLDSHTMEASRAIAANRFANANWTQKR; encoded by the coding sequence ATGAAGTTGAAGTCAACGACGGCTCGCGTGATGGCATTGGCCGCTGAATCCCCGCCGATGAATATGGCGATTGATCAAGCGGTCTTAGAATCGGTTGATCGGGATCCAGTGCCCACGCTTCGGCTTTACACATGGAGTGAGCCGACCTTGTCGCTCGGCTATTTCCAATCGATCTCCGACCGCCAGCTACACCCCGAGAGTCATTCGTTGGCAGTCGTCCGACGCGCGACGGGAGGCGGGGCGATCGTCCATCACCATGAATTGACCTACAGCTTTGTTTGGCCCTTGAAGAAGTCATCGACGGGTGCCAGATCCGAATTGTATCGCGAAACGCACTTGGCGATCGTCGAAACACTGGCCAATTTTGGTATCAAGGCATCACGCTTCGCCGATCGCCCAACCGATCGCCTAACCGATCAACTAGCCGATCAGGGGGCCAAAACAAAGGAACCGTTCCTCTGCTTTAGACGCCGTACGAACGAAGATTTGATCGTCAACGGTTACAAAATCGTCGGTAGTGCCCAGCGGACGGCTCGGCGGACCGTACTGCAGCATGGAAGTGTGCTGTTGAGTGTCAGTGCCCATGCTCCGCAACTGCCAGGCGTGCACGAACTACTTGGAAAGAAAATTTCGGTCGAAGAGGTCGCCAACGTTTTCTCCGAGAAAATCGCTGATCGGTTTGCGGTTCAGTTTGAGCCCTATTCGCTTGATTCTCACACAATGGAAGCTTCCCGAGCGATTGCCGCCAACCGTTTCGCGAACGCAAACTGGACTCAAAAACGCTAG
- a CDS encoding PDZ domain-containing protein, which yields MPKWSSSFVMLLLFSISVFIDIDAAEAQLFPRLRARIDQRMNQPRATVPQSQPGQSQPGQDPQLGNSQSMPNRQSSLRPATPLTGQDVSKQYSASIGVDVLPTRSPANGLRVEGFSDGSLAERAGLKKGDVIVAIDSEATPSVAAVAEILRPKRAGETVVVRVVRDRLAGNLTIPLIARTNFAKPEPRQRTGEPTLAAPLAESSTPPASDHPLAGIGIEVEDSPVARGVEVTRVPAESDARREGLRVGDRIVSLDGVIIHSKKSFYEQLTQRNLTQRNREPLAKLQVVRQNRLLSVPLPTEKQIAISGSAQKPSPQKELQQEPERSVLEPNLLGKGIGAAFGSLFGGSDTKQPEGKPDQQPKRPSDEFALEDGNGGNEAPDASGSIEQAGFEQAGFEQAGFEQIETPQPSLELPRDIPQPRAFE from the coding sequence ATGCCGAAATGGTCCTCATCATTTGTAATGCTTCTTCTCTTTTCGATCAGCGTTTTTATCGACATTGACGCTGCGGAGGCTCAATTGTTTCCGCGTTTGCGTGCGAGAATTGACCAGCGAATGAACCAACCGCGCGCGACGGTTCCACAGTCTCAACCTGGGCAAAGTCAACCTGGGCAAGACCCACAACTCGGCAATTCGCAATCGATGCCGAATCGCCAATCGTCACTCCGGCCAGCTACGCCGTTGACGGGACAGGACGTTTCCAAGCAGTATTCGGCATCAATCGGTGTCGACGTTCTTCCAACGAGATCGCCGGCAAATGGATTGCGAGTCGAAGGGTTCTCCGACGGGTCGCTTGCCGAACGCGCTGGGTTGAAGAAAGGGGATGTGATTGTTGCGATTGATTCCGAGGCGACCCCCTCAGTCGCTGCGGTAGCGGAGATCCTTCGACCCAAACGTGCAGGCGAAACGGTGGTTGTCCGAGTCGTACGTGATCGCCTCGCCGGCAACCTGACGATTCCACTGATTGCCCGAACGAACTTCGCCAAGCCAGAGCCCCGGCAACGAACGGGCGAACCGACGTTGGCAGCACCACTTGCTGAATCGTCCACCCCCCCCGCCTCCGATCATCCACTTGCGGGAATCGGAATCGAAGTCGAAGACTCACCGGTAGCTCGAGGTGTCGAAGTCACACGAGTTCCGGCCGAATCCGATGCTCGTCGTGAAGGGCTAAGAGTTGGTGACCGAATCGTTTCGCTCGATGGTGTGATCATCCATTCGAAAAAGTCGTTTTATGAGCAATTGACCCAGCGAAATTTGACCCAACGAAACCGGGAGCCGTTAGCAAAGTTGCAAGTCGTCCGGCAAAACCGGCTTTTATCGGTGCCCCTGCCAACCGAGAAGCAAATCGCGATTTCAGGTTCAGCACAGAAACCGTCGCCCCAAAAGGAACTCCAACAAGAACCCGAACGATCTGTTTTGGAACCGAATTTGCTTGGAAAGGGAATCGGGGCAGCGTTTGGAAGCTTGTTCGGAGGTAGCGACACGAAGCAACCTGAAGGCAAGCCGGATCAGCAGCCCAAAAGGCCTTCCGACGAATTTGCACTGGAAGATGGAAACGGGGGAAACGAAGCCCCCGACGCAAGCGGTTCAATCGAGCAGGCTGGTTTCGAGCAGGCCGGTTTCGAGCAGGCCGGTTTCGAGCAGATTGAAACTCCACAACCCTCCCTCGAACTTCCCCGCGACATCCCGCAGCCGCGAGCGTTTGAATAA
- a CDS encoding DNA gyrase inhibitor YacG produces MKQPSTSQQASNMKPSQSKVTCSTCGQVFIFEKSKAPPFCSERCQMIDLGRWLDEEISIPFEGEAGNVPVEYRDEDGKVEKDERSQDSHV; encoded by the coding sequence ATGAAACAACCCTCAACCAGTCAACAAGCATCCAACATGAAACCATCGCAGTCAAAAGTAACCTGTTCGACTTGTGGCCAGGTTTTCATTTTCGAAAAGAGCAAAGCACCACCGTTCTGTTCCGAGCGATGCCAAATGATTGACTTGGGGCGTTGGTTGGACGAAGAGATTTCGATTCCGTTCGAGGGGGAAGCCGGAAACGTTCCGGTCGAATACCGCGATGAAGACGGTAAAGTTGAAAAGGACGAGAGGAGCCAGGATTCTCATGTTTAG
- the greA gene encoding transcription elongation factor GreA produces MADTVPMTREGYNKIKAEIKRLETEVLPVITDKIAEARAEGDLKENAEYHAQRENQGMTMAKVNELKDKIARASIVDPASLPKDEVVFGCTVTVEDLAYGDEEQFTLVGAGEEDYDAGKILITSPFGQGLIGKKVGETAEIEAPAGKLKFKILKIELDF; encoded by the coding sequence ATGGCTGATACAGTGCCGATGACGCGGGAGGGCTACAACAAAATCAAAGCGGAAATCAAGCGTCTTGAAACGGAAGTGTTGCCAGTGATCACCGACAAGATTGCCGAAGCTCGCGCCGAGGGCGACTTGAAAGAAAACGCTGAGTATCATGCCCAACGTGAAAACCAGGGGATGACGATGGCCAAAGTGAATGAACTAAAAGACAAGATCGCTCGTGCCTCCATCGTCGATCCGGCTTCATTGCCAAAAGATGAGGTGGTGTTCGGGTGCACCGTTACCGTCGAGGATTTAGCGTATGGTGATGAAGAACAGTTCACTTTGGTCGGGGCGGGAGAAGAGGATTACGACGCCGGAAAAATATTGATTACAAGTCCGTTCGGCCAAGGTCTGATAGGCAAAAAAGTAGGTGAAACCGCTGAGATTGAAGCTCCAGCGGGGAAATTGAAATTCAAAATCTTGAAGATTGAACTCGACTTCTAG
- a CDS encoding phytoene desaturase: MQTEDSKDASSSVRIPRKPRSRKKVIIIGAGPGGLASAMQLARAGCDVTVLEKQSQVGGRTSAIERQGYRFDCGPTFFLYPRVLSEIFESVGYDLMEEVPMVRLDPQYRLTFGAGGQLDCSANIEAMDRQIAEFSTDDIGSFARYLKDNRVKLDKFRPILESPFHSIWDLLRPSMLSALPYLHPNRSLGQDLQRYFSDPRLVIAFGFQAKYLGMSPFKCPSLFSILSFLEYEYGVWHPIGGCSRVSERMAEIAGSMGVKIRLSEPVTGVDIVQGRLQAVETDDGRYEADAFVVNADFADWITQAIPNDLRKRWTNEKIQKKKFSCSTFMLYLGIEGTYEDLPHHSIYISKDYEKNLVEIEHEHVLSEAPSFYVQNACVTDPTLAPPGCSTLYVLVPVTHQHQNVDWAAESDRFRDLTLDRLAEIGLSDVRDRIRVEHRITPNEWESDYSVYRGATFNLAHHLSQMLNFRPKNRFDEVDGVYLVGGGTHPGSGLPVIFESSRISCKLLLADLGVEP, translated from the coding sequence CTGCAAACCGAAGATAGCAAAGACGCATCCTCAAGCGTCCGCATTCCCCGCAAACCGAGGTCAAGAAAGAAAGTCATCATCATCGGCGCGGGTCCGGGTGGACTGGCCTCGGCAATGCAATTGGCTCGCGCCGGATGTGACGTGACCGTGCTGGAGAAACAGTCACAAGTTGGTGGCCGGACCTCAGCGATCGAGCGACAGGGTTATCGGTTTGATTGTGGGCCGACGTTCTTTTTGTACCCTCGTGTCTTATCGGAAATCTTTGAATCGGTTGGTTACGACTTGATGGAAGAGGTGCCGATGGTGCGACTCGACCCCCAGTACCGATTGACGTTCGGTGCGGGCGGACAACTTGACTGTAGTGCGAATATCGAGGCAATGGATCGTCAGATCGCAGAGTTTTCCACCGACGATATCGGCTCGTTTGCTCGCTACCTGAAAGACAACCGAGTCAAGTTAGATAAGTTCCGTCCCATTTTGGAATCGCCCTTCCATTCGATCTGGGATTTGTTGCGCCCGTCGATGTTGTCGGCGCTTCCCTACCTGCATCCCAACCGATCGCTTGGTCAAGATTTACAACGCTACTTCTCCGACCCTCGTTTGGTCATTGCGTTTGGATTTCAAGCAAAGTATTTGGGCATGTCGCCGTTCAAATGTCCAAGTTTGTTTAGCATTCTTTCGTTCTTGGAGTATGAGTATGGCGTCTGGCATCCGATCGGCGGCTGTAGCCGAGTGAGTGAGCGGATGGCGGAGATCGCCGGATCGATGGGAGTGAAGATTCGCCTCAGCGAGCCTGTCACCGGTGTCGACATTGTTCAAGGACGGTTGCAAGCGGTGGAAACCGATGACGGTCGCTACGAAGCGGATGCGTTTGTTGTCAACGCTGACTTCGCGGACTGGATCACCCAAGCGATTCCCAACGACCTACGAAAACGATGGACAAACGAAAAGATTCAGAAAAAGAAGTTTTCCTGCAGCACCTTCATGCTCTACCTCGGCATCGAAGGAACCTATGAAGACTTGCCGCATCACAGCATTTACATTAGCAAGGATTATGAGAAAAATCTGGTCGAGATTGAACACGAGCATGTGCTCAGCGAAGCCCCTTCCTTTTATGTTCAAAATGCTTGCGTGACCGACCCGACCTTGGCACCGCCAGGGTGTAGTACGCTATACGTTTTGGTTCCGGTCACACACCAGCATCAAAATGTCGACTGGGCCGCCGAGTCGGATCGCTTCCGCGACTTGACACTTGATCGACTGGCCGAGATAGGATTGTCGGACGTTCGAGACCGTATTCGTGTCGAACACCGAATCACACCAAACGAGTGGGAAAGCGACTATTCGGTCTATCGCGGGGCAACCTTCAATTTGGCACATCACTTATCACAAATGCTGAATTTCCGTCCTAAGAACCGATTTGACGAAGTCGACGGAGTTTATCTGGTCGGCGGTGGAACTCATCCCGGCAGCGGTTTACCGGTAATTTTCGAGTCAAGCCGAATCTCATGCAAACTACTGCTCGCCGATTTGGGCGTCGAACCGTAG
- a CDS encoding polyketide synthase: MENPSSSTSGTDSSLDPKLRELIDSLRYQIRRYVVIDAVLAIVAVILSAFWLGLVLDYGPVLLGGTEMPPLARLFLLIMVAGTVLAIAAKLLVGRLRRPLPDDSLALLMERQFPKLGGRLVTSVQLKRRDRQGDSHSTRLLDRVHREAAESISEVEMGRVLTWKPIRRKAMLVAPLALCALIFLVISPNAFGRAASRLTLLSNDPWPRRAQLEMVGVELPIITATEDDALPSQLIPFEDKQIRLPKGSSGTLRIRAKAEDAEVPVVCTVYYHSDDGTKGQSNMRRIGRVVDGYQSFVLDGPPLSGLSESMTVSVRGLDDRLDDFRIEAVPPPVITQMEVAVRYPDYLREAGAPDSADMQTDYQSGLRLREGSSVELRVISNVPLGDSEVVLRRESGESEQIEWNAKDDGPPNRILIEDFRHATAIRIVPRDLDGISAQAPYRYFLGVITDEKPEVQLRLDGIGSAVTPIARLPLNVVALDDYGIETLQVTVTPLLENQLLDNESQPELAENEQKPDVDAASASVPISVDREGHGESVIDLRDSATDGRLPELKPGQTINVFAEATDAYDLGEPHQTRSEIYRLQVVTPEKLLALLERQELAMRSRLEQTLDETRNLRDTLDLLRSRGFDQAPTQTDADNTTVSDAQKADQLRAKQVERLRIQQTGLQANKTSEELTGIAESLDDLLQEMVNNRVDSADRRERIGEGVRDPLRRIVAGPLDRLKEQIKGIEASLDDGEEAARQTAHAVQTAEEVLLQLTAVLEKMLDLESYNEILDIVRQLIEDEKALLDETKIEQKKRVMDLFK, encoded by the coding sequence ATGGAAAATCCGTCGTCCTCTACCTCTGGTACCGACTCGTCGCTTGATCCGAAGCTCCGCGAACTGATCGACTCGCTTCGTTATCAGATCCGCCGTTATGTCGTGATCGACGCGGTTTTGGCGATCGTTGCCGTGATTCTGTCAGCCTTTTGGCTTGGCTTGGTTTTGGATTACGGGCCAGTGTTGCTGGGCGGTACCGAGATGCCTCCGTTGGCACGATTGTTTTTGCTAATCATGGTTGCAGGCACCGTGCTTGCGATTGCAGCTAAACTACTGGTGGGACGGTTACGTCGACCGTTACCCGATGATTCCTTGGCTTTGCTTATGGAACGCCAATTTCCCAAATTAGGCGGTCGCTTGGTCACCAGCGTCCAGCTAAAACGGAGAGACCGACAGGGCGATTCCCACTCCACTCGACTACTCGACCGAGTCCACCGCGAAGCGGCTGAGAGCATTTCCGAGGTGGAAATGGGACGCGTGCTTACATGGAAACCGATTCGTCGCAAAGCGATGTTGGTTGCACCGTTGGCATTGTGCGCATTGATCTTTTTAGTCATCAGCCCCAATGCCTTCGGCCGTGCGGCGAGTCGGTTGACGCTACTTTCGAACGACCCGTGGCCTCGGCGCGCTCAACTGGAAATGGTCGGGGTGGAGTTGCCCATCATCACAGCGACCGAAGACGACGCTTTGCCATCGCAGTTGATTCCCTTCGAAGACAAACAAATCCGACTCCCCAAAGGCAGTAGCGGTACACTGCGAATTCGTGCGAAAGCGGAGGATGCGGAAGTGCCTGTCGTTTGTACGGTCTATTACCACAGTGATGACGGAACGAAAGGCCAATCGAACATGCGACGAATCGGTAGAGTCGTGGATGGCTACCAATCGTTCGTTCTCGATGGGCCGCCCCTATCGGGGCTGAGTGAATCGATGACCGTGAGTGTTCGAGGACTCGATGATCGGCTTGACGATTTCCGAATCGAAGCGGTACCGCCACCGGTGATCACCCAAATGGAAGTCGCGGTTCGGTACCCTGATTATCTGCGTGAAGCTGGAGCACCGGATTCCGCCGACATGCAAACCGATTACCAATCAGGACTGCGGCTCCGCGAGGGTAGTTCGGTAGAGCTACGAGTCATTAGCAACGTTCCACTCGGCGACTCAGAAGTCGTTCTACGTCGCGAATCGGGCGAGTCCGAGCAAATCGAGTGGAATGCGAAGGATGACGGACCTCCGAACCGAATACTCATCGAGGATTTCCGGCATGCAACCGCGATTCGGATCGTCCCCAGGGATTTGGATGGCATCTCGGCACAAGCACCCTATCGCTATTTCCTAGGAGTCATTACCGACGAAAAACCCGAAGTGCAACTTCGACTCGATGGCATCGGATCGGCAGTTACCCCCATCGCTCGACTCCCACTTAACGTCGTTGCATTGGACGATTACGGAATCGAAACACTTCAGGTCACGGTGACACCGCTGCTTGAAAACCAATTGCTTGATAACGAGTCGCAACCTGAATTAGCCGAGAACGAACAGAAGCCCGACGTGGATGCTGCGTCAGCCAGTGTGCCCATTTCGGTTGATCGCGAAGGCCATGGCGAATCGGTAATCGATTTGCGAGACTCTGCAACCGATGGCCGTTTGCCCGAACTGAAGCCTGGCCAGACGATCAACGTGTTCGCCGAAGCAACGGACGCCTATGATTTGGGAGAACCACACCAAACCCGTAGCGAGATTTATCGATTGCAAGTCGTAACGCCTGAGAAGTTGCTAGCACTCCTCGAGCGACAAGAATTGGCAATGCGATCTCGTTTAGAGCAAACGCTCGATGAAACACGCAATCTCCGAGATACGCTCGACCTACTTCGTTCGCGAGGATTCGACCAAGCTCCGACACAGACGGACGCAGACAACACGACGGTGTCAGACGCCCAAAAAGCCGATCAGCTTCGAGCGAAACAGGTCGAACGGTTGCGGATTCAGCAAACGGGATTGCAAGCAAACAAGACCAGTGAGGAACTGACGGGGATCGCCGAGTCGCTCGACGATTTGCTGCAAGAAATGGTCAACAATCGAGTCGATTCGGCGGACCGACGCGAACGGATTGGCGAAGGGGTGCGTGACCCGCTGAGGAGAATCGTTGCCGGGCCACTCGATCGACTCAAAGAACAGATTAAGGGCATCGAAGCATCACTTGATGACGGCGAAGAAGCGGCTCGGCAAACAGCCCATGCAGTGCAAACAGCCGAAGAGGTGCTACTGCAATTGACGGCCGTCTTGGAAAAGATGCTTGACCTGGAAAGCTACAATGAAATACTCGACATTGTCCGACAATTAATTGAAGACGAAAAAGCGTTGCTCGACGAAACAAAGATAGAGCAAAAGAAACGGGTCATGGATCTGTTTAAATAG
- the rplM gene encoding 50S ribosomal protein L13, which produces MAKADQVTKKWHVVDASDEVLGRLATDIATVLMGKHRPEYTPHVDCGDFVIVVNAEKVAMTGRKMDDRHYTWYTGHPGLRLESYADRQQRKPEDLIFHAVRRMLPKNKLATQMLSKLKIYAGPEHPHSAQQPTEFKRTGKKAGKN; this is translated from the coding sequence ATGGCGAAGGCCGATCAAGTCACCAAGAAATGGCATGTTGTTGATGCTAGCGACGAAGTGCTAGGTCGTTTGGCAACGGACATTGCCACCGTTTTGATGGGAAAACATCGCCCCGAGTACACGCCTCACGTCGATTGTGGCGATTTTGTCATCGTCGTCAACGCTGAAAAGGTGGCAATGACAGGTCGGAAAATGGATGATCGCCACTACACGTGGTACACGGGCCATCCAGGATTGCGATTGGAATCTTACGCCGATCGTCAACAACGCAAGCCTGAAGACCTGATTTTTCATGCTGTGCGGCGAATGCTACCCAAGAATAAATTGGCAACGCAAATGTTGTCCAAATTGAAGATCTACGCGGGCCCCGAACATCCCCATTCGGCCCAGCAACCGACCGAGTTCAAGCGAACCGGCAAGAAAGCCGGCAAAAACTAA
- the rpsI gene encoding 30S ribosomal protein S9 — protein MVAVKKDKINGDSLGTGRRKSSVARVRVRAGSGNITVNSKPMTEYFVNAQDQASILATLSAVELTDKVDVLVRVGGGGMTGQSGAVRMGLARALVSYDEALHDPLREGSYLTRDSRMKERKKPGLRGARRGVQFSKR, from the coding sequence ATGGTCGCTGTAAAGAAGGACAAAATCAACGGTGATTCGCTCGGAACCGGGCGCCGCAAGAGCAGTGTTGCTCGAGTTCGCGTTCGTGCGGGAAGCGGAAACATCACCGTCAACTCGAAGCCCATGACCGAGTACTTTGTCAACGCTCAAGATCAAGCCAGTATCCTGGCGACACTAAGTGCCGTCGAATTGACCGACAAAGTCGATGTGCTCGTCCGTGTCGGCGGTGGCGGTATGACGGGCCAAAGTGGTGCGGTTCGCATGGGCCTCGCTCGAGCTCTCGTCAGTTACGATGAAGCACTGCATGATCCACTTCGTGAAGGTAGCTACCTAACGCGAGATTCGCGTATGAAGGAACGAAAGAAACCGGGTCTTCGCGGAGCACGCCGAGGCGTCCAGTTCAGCAAGCGTTAA